From Plasmodium falciparum 3D7 genome assembly, chromosome: 9, one genomic window encodes:
- a CDS encoding GTPase-activating protein, putative, which translates to MSELKPLELEYLDKNVKKKKKEKDEKKKNLNKIFMNRKHSFKKEGSDNTDVHEQNILENDKNEKNEKNDNDIMNSNKENDNKDGKSIFHSFSINKIFGEKKKDDPGNNKNVKKGKKSKTKNDISSVNHNTSGKKDEDDIIIDSNTKENNNGHNNDNIKNVNNNNDNNKNVNNNNDNNKNDNIDYNNNDNIDYNNNDNCYSYDKYNNLHNDCNNQHSGNNPDNDNNNNNNMMSVDLENETKFLEDWEVTQKKIYDPTIGLRKHYTNELLSCGEKNNVRILEKWSSMVNRDIVWFHKAHRTTYLRRVKRGIPQKYRWKIWFHITNAKNLYNKFQKKYYYLSKKKSNYTNLILIDISRTFPELLIFDKYAQQQLYRVLNAYSNYEPSVGYCQGMNFLVGLLLIISNFNELETFCVLVSLMNNYYLKDFYKEKFPLLNRFIYLFERIMQNEIPDLVDHFNNEEVYPPVYLHQWLLTLFIASLPIKSVIVIWDYLFSTSIKKIIIISVALLKILKSYLMKHKFEKILKLLKSLKYNESNDDILIAKLLIKKSESIILSNELLYLFENIENQHVPFNSQYKFIIDNITTCHFNHIQENITQMNNTNCINNYDTENDTTNNQDNNNNNNGNNNSNNNNNNNSYNYNKYKRYSHLINEDSNFVILDGVPLLNFFSHNILKKKNEEELKPTSSLKFRDKQKSISLKERENINTFYYKILSSNEKNEINQKNQKNQNIHQDVIINSSNDVAYHDVLSSLKESNSVHNISDEENPNHPNLKDHNNKYYKNNIATDNSNDHMDMYVMKENNQEENINNMNSINNMNSINNMNSTNSINNINNINSIDYINYNNYNNYNNSLNSSHASVSKSLNQKPQNDHENINKTHTKHIANDKENVGEYHMINQNIKNHHMHELNMCDNDHKEDNSQLYHKNDIHIQHSKSNENKNDRNSMSNLKRHAYYFNKEEGQEEIAFHQEMNESRIYGDNNVNSYKKENEQMKNIKYLNDSKEKENIFIHMNNKEGHNDEQKENIKHKHREDENEDEEKEEEEEESILNISQYISYNEKETSSKNNNNDNEKNDDNNNFGFFSLINSYAKDNSWFDVSTINKYYQFNKKDVDRELDNINSTEKKEYNDTDLVDDAHTF; encoded by the coding sequence atgAGTGAATTGAAACCATTGGAACTTGAGTATTTGGATaagaatgtaaaaaaaaagaaaaaagaaaaagatgaaaaaaaaaaaaatttgaataaaatttttatgaatagAAAACAtagttttaaaaaagaaggaTCTGATAATACAGATGTAcatgaacaaaatattttagaaaatgataaaaatgaaaaaaatgaaaaaaatgacaaTGATATAATGAATAGTAACAAAGagaatgataataaagatgGGAAAAGCATTTTTCATTCGTttagtataaataaaatatttggagagaaaaaaaaggatgaccctggtaataataaaaatgtaaagaaaGGTAAAAAGAGTAAgacaaaaaatgatataagtAGTGTTAATCATAACACATCCGGTAAGAAAGATGAGGATGATATTATAATAGATAGCAATACAAAGGAGAACAACAACGgccataataatgataatattaaaaatgtaaataataataatgataataataaaaatgtaaataataataatgataataataaaaatgacaatattgattataataataatgataatattgattataataataatgataattgcTATagttatgataaatataataatctcCATAATGATTGTAATAATCAACATAGTGGGAATAATcctgataatgataataataataataataatatgatgtCTGTCGATTTAGAGAATGAAACAAAATTTTTGGAAGATTGGGAAGTTAcacaaaagaaaatatacgATCCAACGATAGGATTAAGAAAACATTATACGAATGAGCTTTTGTCGTGTGGAGAAAAGAATAATGTAAGAATCTTAGAAAAGTGGTCTTCTATGGTTAATAGAGATATTGTATGGTTTCATAAAGCACATAGAACTACTTATTTAAGAAGAGTAAAAAGAGGAATCCCACAAAAATATCGATGGAAAATATGGTTCCATATAACAAATGCAAAGAACTTATACAATAAATTTcagaagaaatattattatttatctaAAAAGAAATCtaattatacaaatttaatattaatagataTATCAAGAACTTTTCcagaattattaatatttgataaatatGCACAACAACAATTATATAGAGTTTTAAACGCATATTCGAATTATGAACCATCTGTGGGATATTGTCAAGGTATGAATTTTTTGGTtggattattattaattataagtAATTTTAATGAGTTGGAAACTTTTTGTGTATTAGTTAGTTtaatgaataattattatttgaaagaTTTTTATAAAGAGAAGTTTCCTTTATTAAAtcgttttatatatttatttgaaagAATAATGCAAAATGAAATACCAGACTTAGTAGatcattttaataatgaagaagtaTATCCACCAGTCTATTTACATCAATGGCTTTTGACATTATTTATAGCTAGCTTACCTATAAAAAGTGTTATTGTAATATGGGATTATTTATTTAGCAcaagtattaaaaaaattataattatatctgTAGCActtttgaaaatattaaaaagttatttaatgaaacataaatttgaaaaaatattgaaattattaaaatcattaaaatataatgaaagtaatgatgatatattaatagcTAAActacttataaaaaaatcagAGTCTATTATTTTAAGTAATGAACTCTTATATCTATTcgaaaatattgaaaatcAACATGTACCATTTAATAGtcaatataaatttataatagaTAATATAACCACATGTCATTTTAATCATATACAAGAAAATATTACACAAATGAATAATACAAattgtattaataattaCGACACAGAAAATGATACAACAAATAATcaggataataataataacaacaatggtaataataatagtaataataataataataataatagttataattataataaatataaacgatATAGCCATTTGATTAATGAAGATAGCAATTTTGTTATACTCGATGGAGTTCCTTTactcaattttttttctcataatatcttgaaaaaaaaaaatgaagaagaattaAAACCTACCTCCAGCCTTAAATTTAGAGATAAACAAAAATCGATCTCATTAAAGGAAAGAGAAAATATcaatacattttattataaaattttaagtagtaatgaaaaaaatgaaataaatcaaaaaaatcaaaaaaatcaaaatatacaCCAGGATGTAATTATTAACAGTAGTAATGATGTAGCATATCATGATGTACTTAGCTCATTAAAGGAAAGTAATTCTGTTCATAATATATCTGATGAGGAAAATCCAAACCATCCAAATTTAAAAgaccataataataaatattataaaaataatatagcaACGGATAATTCTAATGATCACATGGATATGTATGTTATGAAAGAAAACAATCAagaggaaaatataaataatatgaatagtataaataatatgaatagtataaataatatgaatagtaCAAATagtataaacaatataaacaatataaacagtattgattatattaattataataattataataattataataatagtctAAACAGTTCGCACGCTTCTGTGTCAAAATCTTTAAATCAGAAACCGCAAAATGatcatgaaaatattaacaaGACACACACCAAACATATAGCAAATGATAAAGAGAATGTTGGAGAATATCATATGattaatcaaaatataaaaaatcatCACATGCATGAACTTAATATGTGTGATAATGATCATAAAGAGGATAACTCCCAGCTATATCATAAGAACGATATACATATTCAACATTCTAAATCAAATGAAAACAAAAATGATAGGAATAGTATGAGCAACTTGAAAAGACAtgcatattattttaataaagaagAGGGGCAAGAAGAAATAGCATTCCATCAGGAAATGAATGAGTCCAGAATTTATGGTGATAACAATGTCAATTCTTATAAGAAGGAAAATgaacaaatgaaaaatattaagtaTTTGAATGATTCTAAGGAgaaggaaaatatttttatacatatgaataataaagaagGTCATAATGATGAACAGAAGGAAAACATAAAACATAAACATCGTGAAGATGAaaatgaagatgaagaaaaagaggaagaagaagaagaaagtaTTCTAAATATATCTCAATATATTagttataatgaaaaagaaacttcatcaaaaaataacaacaatgataatgaaaaaaatgatgataataataattttggtTTCTTTAGTCTAATTAATTCATATGCAAAAGATAATAGTTGGTTTGATGTCTCGaccataaataaatattatcaatttaataaaaaggatgTTGATCGAGAACTTgacaatataaatagtactgaaaaaaaggaatataatgATACAGATCTGGTAGACGATGCTCacacattttaa
- a CDS encoding prefoldin-like protein, putative, whose translation MMDEKAYIKDYEIEKATQRLFLKLKNEKIKEDILRKSINEYKETINIVKNLTKKINYKIIIPFSKLAFYEGEIKYTNNIYQNIGCNTYCERTSENAHKYLEKKLDAYEKKYKIISDDIDKLTKEIQLALELEQTSNINKNNINQDDDDHNSKNVFVRPDGFLEIREEYHSSDEENNKHNVKNEKINSLSSNINEIQEKIIKREDDITNINRNENKKDDERTQHDEKHKIIKNKSLNINKQGLLNIQENYTSSSSEIDD comes from the coding sequence atgatggATGAGAAAgcatatataaaagattaCGAAATTGAGAAAGCTACTCAgagattatttttaaaattaaagaatgaaaaaataaaagaagatattttaagaaaatctataaatgaatataaagaaactataaatattgttaaaaatttaacaaagaaaataaattataaaataatcattCCTTTTTCTAAACTGGCTTTTTATGAAGGAGAAATAAAATAcactaataatatatatcaaaatatagGTTGTAATACATATTGTGAAAGGACTTCAGAAAATGCTCATAAATATTTAGAAAAGAAATTAGATGCTTAtgaaaaaaagtataaaataatttctgATGATATTGACAAATTAACGAAAGAAATACAACTTGCTTTAGAACTTGAACAAAcatcaaatataaataaaaataatattaatcaaGACGATGATGAtcataattcaaaaaatgtCTTTGTAAGGCCGGATGGATTCTTAGAAATAAGAGAGGAATATCATAGTagtgatgaagaaaataataagcaCAATGTGAAAAATGAGAAAATTAATTCTTTATCtagtaatattaatgaaattcaagaaaaaattataaaaagagaagatgatataacaaatatcaacagaaatgaaaataagaaaGATGACGAAAGGACACAACATGatgaaaaacataaaattattaaaaataaatccttaaatattaataagcAGGGATTGCTTAATATTCAAGAAAATTATACAAGTAGTAGTAGTGAAATCGATGACTAG